From a single Rosa rugosa chromosome 7, drRosRugo1.1, whole genome shotgun sequence genomic region:
- the LOC133720794 gene encoding protein FAR1-RELATED SEQUENCE 5-like: MGEPLLQEPNENVVVDEPKLQLGQEFESIEEAYYFYNEIYAKTVGFSVRMGSTKRSKVTGEITWKQFLCSKEGKTDETYENSKRQHSSTMEERNCGIKRMGCKARLNIVFNKASKKWCISDFEEAHTHELTTPKRVHLLPSHRKLTKAKKCLMEKLSSVNVRTSQQFKIMETVAGGIQNVGCIVRDLRNFERDSREEVKGHDATMLLEYLESEKEKKPSFYFEVDRDEENRLNRCFWADPTSKKAYYFFNDVVVFDTTYNTNKYRMIFAPITGVNHHGQTIVFGCGLLSDEKTESFIWLLEQWLKSMPSGPPKVIITDQDPTIAKAIAQVLPLTLHRFCLWHIMFKFRDKLGPVIAQSYYGLFKASVYNSKTKEEFEASWKNAVQQSKQENHAWLNTMYELRSKWIPAFCNHIFHAGMQSSQRVESNHSFFKSFVSVNNSLLDFATRIKRGLRQQRHEELIRDHVDSNEIPKTRTYYPIEKQMREVYTKEIFLRFQDEVVKSTAYLKCETLKEDENECVYNVLRAADDEQSWKLRQIVHDKVSGFAKCSCGGFEVEGIACRHIIFFFRSMKMVHLPSEYILDRWTKNAKVGRVWDDDGVEVKDVGDKSLMMRYIQLSQLSQAVIDEASLSSETTKYCTDGLHSLRLGIKELL; this comes from the coding sequence ATGGGTGAACCATTGTTACAAGAGCCGAATGAGAATGTTGTTGTAGATGAACCAAAACTTCAGCTTGGTCAAGAATTCGAATCAATAGAGGAGGCCTATTACTTTTACAATGAGATATATGCAAAGACTGTTGGTTTTAGTGTGAGAATGGGTTCAACTAAGAGAAGTAAGGTGACTGGAGAGATTACTTGGAAACAATTTTTATGTTCCAAGGAAGGAAAAACAGATGAGACTTATGAGAACTCAAAACGGCAACATTCATCGACCATGGAGGAAAGAAATTGCGGAATTAAGCGTATGGGTTGTAAGGCAAGGTTGAACATCGTCTTTAACAAGGCAAGTAAAAAATGGTGTATAAGTGACTTCGAGGAGGCTCATACACATGAACTTACAACCCCCAAAAGAGTACATTTATTACCATCACACCGCAAGCTTACAAAGGCAAAGAAGTGTCTTATGGAAAAGCTAAGTAGTGTTAATGTTCGAACAAGTCAGCAATTCAAAATAATGGAGACTGTGGCAGGTGGTATACAAAATGTTGGGTGTATTGTCAGAGATTTGAGAAACTTTGAAAGAGATTCAAGGGAAGAAGTGAAGGGACATGATGCAACTATGCTACTTGAGTACTTAGAgtcagaaaaggaaaagaagccaTCCTTTTATTTTGAAGTTGACCGAGATGAAGAAAATAGATTGAATCGTTGCTTTTGGGCTGATCCTACCTCAAAAAAAGCATATTATTTCTTTAACGATGTAGTTGTGTTTGATACTACGTACAACACAAACAAATATCGTATGATCTTTGCTCCAATCACAGGCGTCAACCATCATGGCCAGACAATTGTATTTGGTTGTGGACTTTTAAGTGATGAGAAAACtgagtcttttatttggttACTGGAACAATGGTTGAAATCTATGCCTAGTGGTCCACCGAAAGTTATAATTACTGATCAAGATCCAACAATTGCAAAAGCCATCGCTCAAGTTCTTCCACTTACACTCCACCGTTTTTGTCTTTGGCATATCATGTTTAAATTTCGAGATAAGCTTGGTCCTGTGATTGCTCAAAGTTATTATGGACTCTTCAAAGCCAGTGTATATAACTCTAAGACTAAAGAAGAATTTGAAGCTAGTTGGAAGAATGCTGTGCAACAAAGCAAACAAGAAAATCATGCGTGGTTGAACACAATGTATGAACTACGAAGTAAATGGATCCCTGCATTTTGCAATCACATCTTCCATGCAGGTATGCAAAGTAGTCAAAGAGTTGAAAGTAACCACTCATTCTTCAAATCATTTGTTTCAGTGAACAATTCTTTATTGGATTTTGCTACAAGGATTAAACGGGGACTTAGACAACAAAGGCATGAAGAACTGATTCGTGATCATGTTGATAGTAATGAAATTCCAAAGACAAGGACTTACTATCCCATAGAAAAGCAAATGCGTGAGGTGTACACAAAAgaaatatttttgaggtttCAAGATGAGGTTGTCAAAAGCACTGCTTACTTGAAATGTGAAACTTTGAAGGAGGATGAAAATGAATGTGTCTATAATGTTTTAAGGGCTGCAGATGATGAACAAAGCTGGAAATTGCGACAAATTGTTCATGACAAAGTATCTGGTTTTGCCAAGTGTAGTTGTGGAGGCTTTGAGGTTGAAGGAATTGCATGTAGGcatatcattttcttttttcgaAGTATGAAGATGGTACATTTGCCAAGTGAATACATCTTAGATAGGTGGACAAAAAATGCAAAAGTTGGAAGAGTTTGGGATGATGATGGTGTCGAAGTGAAAGATGTGGGTGATAAGTCATTGATGATGAGATACATTCAGTTATCTCAACTTTCACAAGCTGTAATTGATGAGGCGTCTCTTTCatcagaaacaacaaaatattGCACAGATGGACTCCATTCGCTTCGTCTTGGTATTAAAGAACTTCTCTAA
- the LOC133719775 gene encoding probable E3 ubiquitin-protein ligase RHC1A, which translates to MDEQCDSRMFNWCEVMQTEVHEGPYPPTSQCYDLLIRLTVIMQAGAFMIDTNPPHSFIYNFDQEPCILGETKIWVNFTSIEKQHQSLKDLMFALCFMGVEQKDCGDIALEILNKVQPAIPLPQLAIDVTVRLMCSELYGRFDGFDDMRLYRYAKKSWDDDLRAATTSCTGSHMPPSSCAVCLEDFGGGVDDKMIARLPCLHYFHAACTARWINIRRTCPVCRTQMMPLLCDGNEPFNPNPIWPV; encoded by the coding sequence ATGGATGAGCAGTGTGATTCCAGGATGTTTAACTGGTGTGAAGTGATGCAAACAGAAGTACATGAGGGACCCTATCCGCCAACATCACAATGCTACGACTTGCTCATCAGATTAACAGTCATCATGCAAGCGGGGGCTTTTATGATAGACACCAATCCACCACATtcttttatttataattttgatCAGGAACCATGTATATTAGGGGAAACAAAGATTTGGGTCAACTTCACCTCTATAGAGAAACAACATCAGAGCCTGAAGGACTTGATGTTTGCGCTTTGTTTCATGGGCGTTGAGCAAAAAGACTGCGGAGATATTGCTCTAGAAATATTAAACAAAGTTCAACCGGCCATCCCCCTTCCCCAGTTGGCTATTGATGTGACCGTAAGGCTCATGTGTTCTGAATTGTATGGAAGATTTGACGGTTTTGATGATATGCGCTTGTATCGCTATGCAAAGAAATCATGGGACGACGACTTGAGGGCTGCTACTACCTCCTGCACTGGTTCTCATATGCCTCCATCATCATGTGCTGTTTGTTTGGAGGATTTTGGAGGTGGAGTTGATGATAAAATGATTGCTCGTTTGCCGTGCTTACATTATTTTCATGCAGCTTGCACTGCCCGGTGGATTAATATCCGTCGCACGTGTCCCGTGTGCCGAACCCAAATGATGCCACTTCTATGTGATGGGAATGAACCCTTCAATCCTAACCCTATCTGGCCTGTATGA